The sequence CGCGCGGGTGAGGCGAACAAGTTCGGCCTCGCCGCTCGCACGCAGGCGCGGATACAGCGCCCAATCCTCGCACTTCAGATGGCGGACCAGCGTGGTGCGCAACGCCGAGCGCGCCGATGCCAGATCGGCGGGACGCAGCGGCGCGGGGTCGTCGATCATCGCCAGGATGATGCGCGCCAGCGCCATCAGCGCCGCATGTTCGGCGCGCAGTCGATCCATTTCCCGGCTCGTGGCCATAATGGTTCCCGCGGCGCGAGCAGTCCCTCGTCCGCGATCATAGATGGGGAGCGTGAACGGACCGTAAACTCTCTTCCCGCCCGGCGGCGACCGGAACGCCGCCCGCGCCGGCGTCCGGCCAGGTCGCGCGCCGCCAGCTCGACGGCGGTGCGCCGAAGCGGCGGGCGAAGGCGGTCGCGAAATGGCTGGGCGTCGCAAAGCCCGTGGCGAGCGCGATTTCGGTCACCGGATCGTCGCCCGCGCGCAGCATCCGCGCCGCCGCGTCGAGCCGCGCGCGCAGCACATATTGCCAGGGCGTGACGCCGAACGCCTCACGGAACGCGCCGGTGAAGCGCCGCACGTCCATGCCGACGAGCGCCGCGAGCGTATCGAGGCTGTGCCGCGCGTCGGGCTCGTCGCGGATCGCCGCGACCAGCGCCGCGCGCTGCGATGCCGACAGCGTGCGCCGCGCCCCATGCCGGAACCCCGGTCGATAACGCGCGCGCAGATGCAGGTGCAGCGCATCGCCGACCGCGTGCGCCGCCATGTCGGCCAGGCCGCCGCCCGGCCCGCGCAGCAATTCGGCCAGCCGCGCCGCCGATCCGA is a genomic window of Sphingopyxis sp. FD7 containing:
- a CDS encoding helix-turn-helix domain-containing protein, translating into MSGQAWGVWDGIRPLRPRALIARRETAIGPIGVVAATERLDRPTDWTFEEAHHTIVVHLGGRIDRLMCEFAVGPSGPVQPERGDIWIIPAACRYAALAEGGRAEFVELRVPTALVGDVPLAARVRHRDDFLFGSAARLAELLRGPGGGLADMAAHAVGDALHLHLRARYRPGFRHGARRTLSASQRAALVAAIRDEPDARHSLDTLAALVGMDVRRFTGAFREAFGVTPWQYVLRARLDAAARMLRAGDDPVTEIALATGFATPSHFATAFARRFGAPPSSWRRATWPDAGAGGVPVAAGREESLRSVHAPHL